In Criblamydia sequanensis CRIB-18, the DNA window AATCTTGCCTCTTTAAGGAATTCCTTCGATCTTGAGTCGATTTTGAATGAAAAACCATATACGGATTTAGAAAAACAAATTCGCTCTAGCAACTTTACTTGCATCTCTCAGTTTATCAAACTGCCTTATGAGAATGGATCCTCTTTTCAAGCTTCTTTTTCAACTGATAAACTCTATTTTGCAACGAAAGGTTGTCTTTATATTTTCTCGGATCAACTAAGGGAAAAAGTTTGCTGCGCGAAGCTTGCAGAACCTCTATCTTCTCTTCTTGTCTGCAACGATAAAGTATATATGACATTCTCAAACGGCTATATAAGGATTTATCAAGAAAAAGACCTAAAAAAAATTCAATCTTTTAAGGTATCCCAAGAGCAAAGCTGTTTTCAAAGACCGGTTCAAGACATATTCCTTGCTGTAAACCACGGGGAGTTATTAACTACAACCAAATATGACACAAACCTTAAGATTTCCAATGAAGCTTCAGGCAGACCCATCACGGGTATTCGAATCAGTGCCTTTAAAGAAGAAGTGCGCAGCATTTTATCAAAAAATAATTATATTTATGTCCGCACAAGACAAAATCTTCAAATTTGGGATAGAACTGCCTTAAAAATTAAAGACTTTATCGAGCTTCCTTGCGCCTCTCCTATCAATTTTCTTCATGTCGAAAATGGAAAAATTTATGTTCTACACCAGGAAACAGCTTTAAGCAGCTTAAACCTTGCTGCTTTCAAAAACTCCTTACGCCCTCGAGAAGAATTTGTTGTTCTTGAAAAAAACTCTGAAGATATCCAAAAAAACCCCGTCTTCAAAATCCATAACCGCTCTCTTTACATGGCAGTAGGCAACAATTTAAAAATCTTTGATCTAAAAACCGGGGCAATTGTCCGAGTGATAAAAGATGTGTCAACGGGTTCTAAAATCACTGTGATAGAAATCGCCGGGAATTCTATTTTTTTAGGAGATATGAATGGAAAACTCCAAAAATTGGAATTTGTTGAAAACACATTAGAAGAACAAGCCCCAAGAGAAACAAGAAAAAGAAAAGATGCGCCTGTTTAGATTTTACTTTATCCCTAAAGAAGAAAGTAAGAGAAAAATTTAACACACCTTTGCTATACTTTGAAGCTTTAAGAAAATTTCATACTTAAGTCAAGGTAAAGCATGCCAAAAAAAAATTGGAAAAAAAATGATCGTTTCTTGGACTTTCTTGTCACAAAATCAATGCCTATTGACGAGCTTCAGCTAGAGCTTATTGAACTGACCCATGAACCGACGGGCGCTGAAATCATTCATCTAAAGACAGAGGATCCGGAAAACCTCTTTTGCATCTCTTTTAAAACGATACCGGATACTTCAAACGGGGTGGCTCATATTTTAGAACACACCGTCTTATGCGGCTCTAAAAAATACCCGATCAAAGACCCGTTTTTCTCGATGACAAGAAGAAGCTTAAACACCTTCATGAACGCCTTCACAGGGTCTGATTTCACTTGTTACCCGGCTGCCACGCAAGTAAAAAAAGATTTCTATAATCTATTCGATGTCTATCTTGACGCCGTTTTTTATCCGGAAATTAAAAACTTAAGTTTTCTGCAAGAAGGCATCCGATTAGAATTTAAAGAGCCGGAAAACCCCAATTCACCTCTCGAATATAAAGGGATCGTCTTTAATGAAATGAAAGGCGTTTTAGCATCGCCTGCAGCAAGGCTTCATGAATCTATGATGGCAGCTCTTTTTGATGAGCTGACTTATGGCATAAACTCGGGTGGAGATCCAGCAGTTATTCCATCTCTTTCCCATAAAGAGCTTGTGGCCTTTCATAAAAAATTCTACCACCCGAGCCGATCTTTATTTTTCTTTTATGGCAACTTGCCGCTTGAGGAACATTTAAAATTTTTAAAAGAGCGGGTCTTAGATAAAACTAAAAGATTAGCGCCTCTACCCCCGCTTAAGAAACAAACTCGTTTTAAAAAACCAAAGTATTTGAAAACTTCCTTTCCTTTAGCAAAAGAAGAAAGTGATGAAAAACAAACCTACATTTCCATGGGATGGGTCACAGAATCGATCGAAAACCAGGAAAAATTACTTGCCATCGCGCTTCTTCTTCTCATGATAATGGATAATGATGCCTCCCCTTTAAAAATGGCGCTTTTAAAATCGGGTTTAATTGCTCAAGCCTCTATTTACATGGATAGCGATATCTCAGAAGCCCCCATCGTGTTAACTCTTCAAGGCTGCGAAGCTAAAAACCTCACCAAAATCCGAAAGCTTGTTTTTGATACCCTGAAAAAAATCAGTAAAGAAGGCATCGATAAAGAGCTTATTGAAAATGCCTTCCATCAGCTTGAGTTTCATAGAAGCGAAATTACAGGCGATCAATACCCCTTTGGTTTATCTCTTTTCATGCGCTGCTCGCTTGTCAAACAGCATGGAGCAAACCCTGAAACCTCCCTTCAAATCCATAGCATGATTGACGCCCTAAGAAAATCTTACGATGAAAACCCGAGATTTTTTGAAGATCTTTTAGAAAAATACTTAATTAAGAACCCCCATCATGTGGAAATCTGCATGACTCCTGACAAGGAACTTGCCGATAAAGAGAAAACTGAAGAAGAAAAAAAATTAGAACTCATCAAAGCTAAGCTTCAACCTAAAGAGGTTAAGGCCATCTTGCAAAACAGCATCAAATTAAAGAAATTGCAAGATTCAGAAGAGAGCAAAAATGTCGATTGCCTGCCCAAATTAACTTTAAAAGATGTCCCTAAAAAGATGCAGGACTTCTTGCTTCAGGAAGATAAGAGTTTTAAAGCGCCTCTTTACACCCATTCTTGCTTTACCAATCATATTGTATATGCGGATGTGATTTATCCCCTTCCAAAATTGACTGAAGAGGAACTTTTTCCCTTGAAAGTTTTAGCCTATTTAATTCCTCAACTTGGGTTTAAGGGAAAATCTTATACGGAGACCCTAAAAGAAATTCAGGCCAATACAGGCGGCATTTCTGTAAACCTATCTTTAAATACTCAAGCAGATGACTTTAATGATCTCTCCCCTGTCCTATCCTTTAGCGGGAAAAGCTTATACAGAAAAGCGGATGCTTTTTTCAAATTGCTTGGGGAAATGATCGCATCTTCAGATTTTGAGGACACGGCTCGTATAAAAGAAGCCCTCACTAAGCATTGGACTTCTTTAAAATCTAGATTCAACTCCATGGCCATGCGTTATGCAACAAACCTTGCCATTAGTCCCTTTAGCACTTCTTCTAAAATACAAAACAGCTGGAATGGATTGGAATACTATAAACAGCTTAAAGACTTAATGGAAAACGAGGATGATAAAAAGCTTAACCAATTTATCATGAAACTAAAAGAGCTAAGAAAAAGCATTCTTTCTAATAAACCTGATATTCTTATTGGAGCTGATGCTGAATTCATAAAAAAATTGAAACAATTTCCATTTTTTAAAGAGATCGGGGGCAAGGTTTCTAAGCGTTCGGTCACTAAGTTAACATTAGCTAAGCCGCATAATAAAGCTTTCCCGATAGCCTCGCCTGTCGCCTTTATAGCAAAGGCTATAAAAACAATTCCCTATACTCATGAGGATGCGCCTTATCTTGCCATCGCCTCAAGTCTTTTTGATAATGTCCATCTTCATCAGAAAATCCGTGAAGAAGGGGGCGCTTATGGAGGGGGATCTTCTTGCTATCCGCTTTCCGGCCACTTTGTCTTTACATCCTATAGAGACCCGCATATCGCCAATACCTTAAAAGCCTTTGAGGAAGCGGTAGAACTAATCAGAAAAGGGAAATTTTCAGCAAGAGATCTTGAAGAAGCCAAGCTTGAAAACATCCAAAGTTTAGACGCGCCGATCTCTCCGGGAAGCCGATCCGACGTCGCTTACGGATTCCTGAAAGAAGGCAGAACCTATGAACTTAGAAAAAGATTTAGAGACTCCATCTTGAAAGCCACTAAAAAAGATGTGATAAAAGCTATTGAAAATCATATCGTTAAGAATTTAAAGGAAGCCTCTATTGTAGTTTTTGCAGGGGATGAGCTCATTGAAATGGAAAATACCGCGCTAAAGACAGACGGTAAAAAACCTTTAGAAAAAATGACCTTTTAATTTTCATTCTATCTGAAAGGATGGATCCATTTCTTGGATTCATTCTTTCTTTTTAATCCACTTGCTTTTGCTTTCTTTTCATCTACTTTAAAAAAAATCAACTTGCTATAAGCAAATTAATATTTTTAAAGCAGGGTTAAAAAAGTTATGGATCAAGACCAGATGAAGCTTGTTGAGGAACTTCTTTTCGCAGAAAAAAGAAAACCCGGTTTTGTAAAAAATCTTTATTTTGGCGATTTTCTAAATGAAGCTTTGTTCCCCTTCCCGGAACCTTTATTAGAAGAAATGGAAGCTGCCGAAGACTATCTCTCCCTTTTAAAAAAAACCCTCGATACTCATCTTAACCCTGACCAAGTGGATCGAAAAGCCGATATTCCAAGAGAACTTATCGAAGAGCTTGGAAAAATAGGGCTTCTTGGAGTTTCCGTCCCCAAAAAATATGGGGGGCTTGGAAGGTCGCAGTACACCTATTGTAAAGCTATCGAAGAAGTGGCAAGCCGATGCTCTTCAACTGCCATATTTATAAATGCCCATCAAAGCATAGGTTTAAAAGCGATTTTATTGTTTGGCACCGAGGAACAAAAAAAGAAATGGCTTCCCGATCTTGCAAGCGGTAAAAAAATCGCGGCTTTTTCATTAACTGAACCAAACGCCGGTTCGGATGCAAGCGGGGTTGAAACAAGGGCTGAATATAACCCTGCTAAAAAAACTTATACGATCAATGGAAAAAAGCAATGGACAAGCAACGGTAGTATCGCAAGCGT includes these proteins:
- a CDS encoding insulinase family protein translates to MPKKNWKKNDRFLDFLVTKSMPIDELQLELIELTHEPTGAEIIHLKTEDPENLFCISFKTIPDTSNGVAHILEHTVLCGSKKYPIKDPFFSMTRRSLNTFMNAFTGSDFTCYPAATQVKKDFYNLFDVYLDAVFYPEIKNLSFLQEGIRLEFKEPENPNSPLEYKGIVFNEMKGVLASPAARLHESMMAALFDELTYGINSGGDPAVIPSLSHKELVAFHKKFYHPSRSLFFFYGNLPLEEHLKFLKERVLDKTKRLAPLPPLKKQTRFKKPKYLKTSFPLAKEESDEKQTYISMGWVTESIENQEKLLAIALLLLMIMDNDASPLKMALLKSGLIAQASIYMDSDISEAPIVLTLQGCEAKNLTKIRKLVFDTLKKISKEGIDKELIENAFHQLEFHRSEITGDQYPFGLSLFMRCSLVKQHGANPETSLQIHSMIDALRKSYDENPRFFEDLLEKYLIKNPHHVEICMTPDKELADKEKTEEEKKLELIKAKLQPKEVKAILQNSIKLKKLQDSEESKNVDCLPKLTLKDVPKKMQDFLLQEDKSFKAPLYTHSCFTNHIVYADVIYPLPKLTEEELFPLKVLAYLIPQLGFKGKSYTETLKEIQANTGGISVNLSLNTQADDFNDLSPVLSFSGKSLYRKADAFFKLLGEMIASSDFEDTARIKEALTKHWTSLKSRFNSMAMRYATNLAISPFSTSSKIQNSWNGLEYYKQLKDLMENEDDKKLNQFIMKLKELRKSILSNKPDILIGADAEFIKKLKQFPFFKEIGGKVSKRSVTKLTLAKPHNKAFPIASPVAFIAKAIKTIPYTHEDAPYLAIASSLFDNVHLHQKIREEGGAYGGGSSCYPLSGHFVFTSYRDPHIANTLKAFEEAVELIRKGKFSARDLEEAKLENIQSLDAPISPGSRSDVAYGFLKEGRTYELRKRFRDSILKATKKDVIKAIENHIVKNLKEASIVVFAGDELIEMENTALKTDGKKPLEKMTF
- a CDS encoding F-box protein, whose translation is MASFAQFKSREYLSRVTYHGEIPSIKETPIAILGPETLLHVLSFLDGKSLTNAAKTCRKWQELSTDPSLSRIWDNYVLEQFKSPFSTGGTGDLFGLEPNWGFNLASLRNSFDLESILNEKPYTDLEKQIRSSNFTCISQFIKLPYENGSSFQASFSTDKLYFATKGCLYIFSDQLREKVCCAKLAEPLSSLLVCNDKVYMTFSNGYIRIYQEKDLKKIQSFKVSQEQSCFQRPVQDIFLAVNHGELLTTTKYDTNLKISNEASGRPITGIRISAFKEEVRSILSKNNYIYVRTRQNLQIWDRTALKIKDFIELPCASPINFLHVENGKIYVLHQETALSSLNLAAFKNSLRPREEFVVLEKNSEDIQKNPVFKIHNRSLYMAVGNNLKIFDLKTGAIVRVIKDVSTGSKITVIEIAGNSIFLGDMNGKLQKLEFVENTLEEQAPRETRKRKDAPV